One Chloroflexota bacterium genomic window, CGACCGCGTTCTTCATCACGCACGGTTTCAAAGAGAACGCCGCGCAGAGCGAAGCGCAATTGATGCAAGAAGGTCTCTCGGACATGAGCAAGATTTTTTACTTACAAGTGATTGATGCGACCTTTTCGATTGACGGCGTGCTCGGCGCGTTCGCGTTTACCTTGTCCGTGCCGCTCATCTTGATCGGCAATGGTCTCGGCGCGTTCATCGTGCGCGAATTGACGCTGGGCAATATCGAGCGGATCAAAAAGTACATCTATATCAAGAACGGCGCGATGTACTCGATTCTGTTTCTCGGCGCGGTCATGTTACTCGATAGTTTCGGCATCGAAGTGCCTGCCTGGGTCTCGCCGGTGCTCACGTTCGGCGTCGTCGGATTCTTTTTCGTCAAATCGCAACGCGCGATCCCGGCGACGGCAGAAGGAGAACAAAATGCAAAAAGCCACTAGACGAAAGACACATCGTCGTCGCCCAGCACGTGAGTTCACATTCGTCATCGAACGCGACGAAGATGGATGGTTCGTTGGAACCGTTCCGCAATTGCGAGGATGTTACACACAAGCACGGTCAATAGACGAATTGACTTCTCGCATCAAAGAGATGATTGCGCTTTGCCTTGAAGAAGAAAAGCCCGCTGAACCCAAAAGCACTCTCGAATTTGTGGGCTTGCAACGAGTTGCTGTATGACCCACGTGCCTCGTGTGTC contains:
- a CDS encoding type II toxin-antitoxin system HicB family antitoxin, encoding MQKATRRKTHRRRPAREFTFVIERDEDGWFVGTVPQLRGCYTQARSIDELTSRIKEMIALCLEEEKPAEPKSTLEFVGLQRVAV